The proteins below come from a single Macrobrachium nipponense isolate FS-2020 chromosome 17, ASM1510439v2, whole genome shotgun sequence genomic window:
- the LOC135195939 gene encoding uncharacterized protein LOC135195939, producing MAPEDKHENEFINLYIIWVSTGFEYFFFFMLTTPTPTPIPTPTPTPIPTPTPIPAPTPIPTPIPAPTPIPTPIPAPTPIPAPTPTPTPLPTPTPVPSVSLLNTKR from the exons ATGGCTCCAGAAGACAAGCATGAAAATGAATTCATCAATTTATACATCATCTGGGTAAG TACCGGATTCgaatacttcttcttctttatgctcacaactcctactcctactcctattcctactcctactcctactcctattcctactcctactcctattCCTGCTCCTACTCCTATTCCTACTCCTATTCCTGCTCCTACTCCTATTCCTACTCCTATTCCTGCTCCTACTCCTATTCCtgctcctactcctactcctactcctcttcctactcctactcctgTCCCGTCGGTCTCTCTACTTAACACTAAGAGATGA